Genomic window (Vampirovibrionales bacterium):
ATGACGAAGCACTGGTTGCGATGACTCTCCAGCGCCAGAATCCCCAGCAGATCCTCGAACGGATAGCGAACGTAAGCGCCATGGGTGGCGTCCTGGCCTTTGGGGCTCCAGAACAGCCGCATCAGGCCCATGATGTGATCGAGGCGCAGCGCCCCGGCATGACGCATGTTCTGGCGCAGGACGCGAATCCACGGGTAATACGCCACCTCGCGCAGCCGCACGGGATGATAGGGCGGCAGGCCCCAGTTCTGGCCTTTCTGGTTACATTCGTCGGGAGGCGCGCCCACGTCCATGCCCAGCTCATAGAGGTCCTGATCGAGCCAGACTTCCGCGCCGGTGATTTCGTTGCCGACGGCCAGATCCATATAGAGACCGCCGGGCATCTGATGCGTCTGGGCGACCTGTTTAATAGCCGCCAACTGGCAATCGGCCTGCCATTGCAGGTATTGATAATACTGGACGCGCTCGCGATTGGCCGCCGCATACTCGCTGACCGCCGGACTCGACGCGTTCTGATACTCTCGGGGCCAGCGCTGCCACGACCAGAGCATGGGATCTTTTAAGTAGAAATGCTCTTGCAGGGTTTGAAAGACGCAGATTTTTTCCAGGAACGGGCCCTGTTGCGCGCACCAGCTTAAAAATGCCTGGCCGCGCGCGGTTTTCGGCTCAAGATGCCGTTCGCGAAAATGCCGATACAGCCGCTCCATCACCGGGCGCTTGAGTTCTGCGACGGCGGCGTGATCCACCAGCTCGGCCTCGCGCAGCGCACGCAAGCGGGCCTGAAACTCCGGCGCGCGGACCGTCTCCTGCGCAGGCGAACAGTCCTGAAAATCGGCAATGACCTCGACATCGAGATACAGCGTGTTAAAAAACGCGCGACTCGACGGCGAATACGGGCTGATATGCGACGCATGGTGCGGAAACAGCTCGTGCAGCGGATTCACCCCGATGATCGAAGCCCCTTGCGAGCCACACCAGTTCATCAGGGTTTTCAGGTCGGTGAAGTCGCCGATGCCCCAATTGCGCTGCGAGCGCAGGGCGTAGGCTTGCGTGGCGAAACCCCACAGGCGCATCGGCGCAGGGGCGGGGCGCTCGAAGGCGTCGGGCAGGTAACAGGCGTCAGGGGTGACGATAACCGCCATTTCTGAGGACGGCAGACCGCTGCGCTCGACGCTCAGCAAATGATAGCCAGGCTCCAGACGCGCCACCGGCGGGCGCCACTCAAACGCTTCCATCCGCCGACCGTTGGCGTCGCTGTGCCCGGCGTGATACGCCAGATCGCTGGCCATAAAATCGCCGTGATGCGTGCGACCGTCTTCTTCAATGAGTTTCCAGCGCAGGGTTTCGTCGGTGGCATGTTGCGGCAGGCGAATGATAATCGGCGCAGGCCACTGCGCAAGCGGCGTCACCAGCACCGGATCCAGCATCCGGCTCCAGTCGGATTCGCGGCAGGCGGCCAGCGCGGCGCGGATATCGCTTTCAGAATCGGTTTTCACGCCAAACGCGCCAAGAATCGCCTGAAGCGTGGCTTGAGGCGCCTCGTGGGTCTCGCCCCAGATGTTGACGTAAGCGGTTTCCACCCCGTAGCGTTCGGCTAAATCATTCAGGGCCTGACGGGCGGCCGCGGTCAGTTCCGCAGGCGGCGGGGACGAAAGGGTCATGACGCAGGTTTCTCCGGGGCTTGCCTCTCAACGAATCGCGAAGATCCTCACACAATAGCATAAAAGGCGCATGGCGCACGCCCCCACAAGGCCGGGACGCGGGCATGAAGCGTCTACTCACGCCGCGCGCGCTTTACTTAAGGCTCGGCGGGTTTCGGCGGCGGCGGCAGGGTATCCGGCGACGCCGCAGACGAACTGGGCTTGGGCGGCGCAATCACGGGCCGGGGCGGCGCCGGCAGGGCTTCGCCTCGCGGAGAGGGCAGCGGGCGCGGCATGGTTGTTTGCGGAGGGCGTTGCGGCGACGGCTGCGCCGGACGGGTGATAACCGCCTCAGGACGCGATACCGGCGGCAAGACTGAGGACGGCGCAGGCGCGCCCGGCGCAATGGGAGCTCTCAACGCGCTGGCGGCAGCCCCAGAAGCCGTGGGAGGAGCGCTGGGGATCGTCACCGGCGCTTGAATCGTCGCGCGGACCGGCGGCTGCATCGGGCTTCTCTGCACTTGAGACGCAGACTGAGGCGACACCTGCGCAGGCGCCTGCGAGGCCGCGCTTCGCGGCGTTTGGCCGGAGATCGCGGGGCGCACGCGCGAAAACGGCGCCCGAGGGGCATTCACGCCGGAGGCCGGACGCGCAGGCGCAACGACAGCCGTAGACGACGCGCCGGACGTCTGCGGCGGCGATGATGGCCCCGAAGGGGGAGAATCTGCGGCAGGCGGGGCGATTTCGCCCGGCGCAGGCGGCGGCGCGCCGGGCGTTTGCAAGGGAGACGTCAGCCCCCCCTCGGCGGGCATTTTAGAGTCAGGCGTCTTAAAGTCCGGCGGCGGATTCGGGCCGGCGGGCGGAGGCGTCGTCGTAGGCGGAAACGCGCCGACAATGGGCGGTTGGGCCGATGGCGCGCGAATCGGGTCGGGATCCTGCCAGAATTCCACTTTACGAGACCCGCCGCACCCGCTGACGCCCAGCGTCAGGAGCATCGCCAGCGTCAGCGCGCCGCAGGCGGCAGGAGAGATCCACGCCGCAACCGCACGGGCATCGGCAGCGGCAGAAGGGCGGGGCAGGCGAAGAAGGCGTCTCAGTCTCATCAGAGCTGTATCATACCGCCAAGCGGGGGCGTCGGGAAGGCCTGCGACATCTCAGCGCGCAGAAATATCCCCAGACGCGGAAACGGGCGCCACTTGCATCGCGCCCGCTTCCAGAGAGAATTGCAGCCCGAGGGCGATTAGGTCGCCGACGCCGCCTGCCCCTTGAATTTGGCAATCAGCGGTTCGGCAATATTGTTGGGCATCGGCTCGTAGCGCGAGAATTCCATCGTGAACGTGCCGCGACCCTGCGTCTTGCTGCGGATATCGGTGGCGTAGCCAAACATCTCCGACAGCGGGACCATGGCGCGTACTTTCTGGATGCCCGCGCCTTCCAGCGCTTCCATCCCTTCGATACGCCCGCGGCGGCCCGACAGATCGCCGATAACATCACCCAGGAAGTTCTCGGGCACTTCGATTTCGACTTTCATGACCGGTTCAAGCAGTTGCGGCGCGGCCTTGCGGACGCCCTCTTTAAAGGCCATCGATCCGGCGATTTTAAAGGCCGATTCGTTCGAGTCAACATCGTGGTAACTGCCGTCAAACAGCGTGGCCTTGAAGTCGATGACTTCGTAACCGGCGATAACGCCGCCCAACAGCGCCTCTTCGATCCCTTTCTGGACCGCAGGCACGTACTCGCGGGGCACAACGCCGCCGACGATCTTGTTTTCGAAGGAGAACCCGGCGCCTTCGTCCTGCGGCTCAAGGCGAATCCAGACGTGGCCGTACTGACCACGACCGCCGGACTGGCGAATGTACTTGCCTTCGACTTCCACCTGCTTGGTGATGGATTCGCGGTAGGCGACCTGAGGCTTACCGACGTTGGCATCCACCTTAAACTCGCGCAGCAGGCGGTCCACGATGATCTCCAGGTGCAGCTCGCCCATCCCCGCAATGACGGTCTGGCCGGTTTCCTGGTCGACGCGGACGCGGAATGTGGGATCTTCTTCCGCCAGTTTTGCCAGCGAGTTGGAGAGTTTTTCTTGATCCGCCTTGGTTTTGGGCTCTACAGCAACCTCAATAACGGGCTCAGGAATAAAAATCGACTCCAGGATTACCGGCGCGCTTTCCACGCAGAGCGTATCGCCGGTGGTCGTGTCTTTCAAGCCCACAACAGCAAAGATATCGCCCGCATTGACTTCGGGAATCTCAATGCGATCGTTGGCTTCCATTTGCAGCAGACGGCTGACGCGCTCTTTTTTGCCCTTGGTCGCGTTGATGACGTAGCTGCCGCCTTCCATCCGCCCGCTATAGCAGCGGCAAAACGTGAGTCGGCCAACAAAGGGATCAGTTGCAATCTTGAAGGCCAGCGCTGAGAAAGGCTCTTTATCGTCGCTGTGGCGAATCGCCTCGCTGCCGTCAGGATTAACGCCCTTGATGGACGGCACGTCGATGGGAGAGGGCAGGTAATCCACCACGGCGTCGAGCAGCGGCTGAACGCCCTTGTTCTTGAACGCCGTGCCGCAGATGACCGGTACGATTTTGACTTCGCACGTGGCTTTTCGCAGAACCCGCTTGAGGTCTTCCACCGCGATGGTTTCGCCGCCCAGATAGCGCTCCATCAAGTCATCGTCATGCTCGACGATGGCTTCGACCAGCGACTCGTGCGCCTTTTGGGCGCGTTCGAGATACTCGGCGGGGATCTCCGTCGATTCGATTTTCGTGCCGACGTCATCGGCGTACTGGATGGCGTTCATTTCCACGAGATCGATAATGCCCTTGAAGCCGTCTTCCGAGCCAATGGGCAGTTGAATCGGGTGGGCGTTGGCGCGCAGGCGCGAGCGGATTTGATCGACCACGCGCTCGAAATTGGCGCCGACGCG
Coding sequences:
- the malQ gene encoding 4-alpha-glucanotransferase, producing MTLSSPPPAELTAAARQALNDLAERYGVETAYVNIWGETHEAPQATLQAILGAFGVKTDSESDIRAALAACRESDWSRMLDPVLVTPLAQWPAPIIIRLPQHATDETLRWKLIEEDGRTHHGDFMASDLAYHAGHSDANGRRMEAFEWRPPVARLEPGYHLLSVERSGLPSSEMAVIVTPDACYLPDAFERPAPAPMRLWGFATQAYALRSQRNWGIGDFTDLKTLMNWCGSQGASIIGVNPLHELFPHHASHISPYSPSSRAFFNTLYLDVEVIADFQDCSPAQETVRAPEFQARLRALREAELVDHAAVAELKRPVMERLYRHFRERHLEPKTARGQAFLSWCAQQGPFLEKICVFQTLQEHFYLKDPMLWSWQRWPREYQNASSPAVSEYAAANRERVQYYQYLQWQADCQLAAIKQVAQTHQMPGGLYMDLAVGNEITGAEVWLDQDLYELGMDVGAPPDECNQKGQNWGLPPYHPVRLREVAYYPWIRVLRQNMRHAGALRLDHIMGLMRLFWSPKGQDATHGAYVRYPFEDLLGILALESHRNQCFVIGEDLGTVPPLVEARMRHWKILSYKLLIFERHGEGRFTSPSDYAPQALAAISTHDLPTIAGYWEGEDIRTRYRLDLFPSEEFHARQLKERLLERAGLLDALTCEGLLPPELMGYSLDRLPEKMTEPLMLAIHEYLAKTRCHIMMAQLEDVFLQPLQANLPGTVDQHPNWRRKINVNLEDWEQSSAMTALSRVLSRYMGPYRP
- the fusA gene encoding elongation factor G: MARKTPIERYRNIGIAAHIDAGKTTTTERILYYTGKVHKIGEVHEGTAVTDWMEQERERGITITSAAITAYWGKHQINIIDTPGHVDFTIEVERSLRVLDGVVAVFCAVGGVQSQSETVWRQATRYNVPRIVFVNKMDRVGANFERVVDQIRSRLRANAHPIQLPIGSEDGFKGIIDLVEMNAIQYADDVGTKIESTEIPAEYLERAQKAHESLVEAIVEHDDDLMERYLGGETIAVEDLKRVLRKATCEVKIVPVICGTAFKNKGVQPLLDAVVDYLPSPIDVPSIKGVNPDGSEAIRHSDDKEPFSALAFKIATDPFVGRLTFCRCYSGRMEGGSYVINATKGKKERVSRLLQMEANDRIEIPEVNAGDIFAVVGLKDTTTGDTLCVESAPVILESIFIPEPVIEVAVEPKTKADQEKLSNSLAKLAEEDPTFRVRVDQETGQTVIAGMGELHLEIIVDRLLREFKVDANVGKPQVAYRESITKQVEVEGKYIRQSGGRGQYGHVWIRLEPQDEGAGFSFENKIVGGVVPREYVPAVQKGIEEALLGGVIAGYEVIDFKATLFDGSYHDVDSNESAFKIAGSMAFKEGVRKAAPQLLEPVMKVEIEVPENFLGDVIGDLSGRRGRIEGMEALEGAGIQKVRAMVPLSEMFGYATDIRSKTQGRGTFTMEFSRYEPMPNNIAEPLIAKFKGQAASAT